The window TCGTCACGGCAAAGGTGTGTGGCGTGATCCAGAAGGTGAGCGAGTCCTCGCTGAGTTCCGCGATGGTGAGACTCATGCCATCAATGCAAATGGAGCCCTTGTGCACCACGAGCTTCTTCCCGCTCTCTGGCAGCGCGACGGTGAACTGGTGATCCTTGCCCACGGGTTCCAGCTTGAGAATAGTCGCCGTGGTATCCACGTGCCCTTGCACAAAATGCCCGCTGAGCCGGTCGCCGATTCTCAAGGAGCGTTCGAGGTTCACCAGCGAGCCTTCCTTCAACTGCCCCAGGCTGGTCACGCGCAGGGTTTCGATGAGCAAATCAAACGCCGCCGTGCCCTGCTCCGGGTCGAACTCCGTGACGGTGAGGCAGCAGCCGTTGCAGGCCACACTTTCACCCAAAGCCAGCTCAGCCGCCATGGGCCCCACCTTGAGCACGATGCGCGCCCCGCCCTCGCGGAAGGCGATGCTCTCGACGGTGCCTGTGGTCTCAACGATGCCAGTGAACATGATGCCCGAACGTAGCCCAGCTCAGGGCCATGCAACAACAGAAGCCGCGAGATGAGTGTTTTCTCACCATACGCCCGGGCGGAGCAT is drawn from Roseimicrobium gellanilyticum and contains these coding sequences:
- a CDS encoding riboflavin synthase, producing the protein MFTGIVETTGTVESIAFREGGARIVLKVGPMAAELALGESVACNGCCLTVTEFDPEQGTAAFDLLIETLRVTSLGQLKEGSLVNLERSLRIGDRLSGHFVQGHVDTTATILKLEPVGKDHQFTVALPESGKKLVVHKGSICIDGMSLTIAELSEDSLTFWITPHTFAVTNLANLKAGDVVNVEFDMLAKHIERLVAVRIA